The Hippoglossus stenolepis isolate QCI-W04-F060 chromosome 12, HSTE1.2, whole genome shotgun sequence genome segment ACAATCCCATgacaaaataaatgagaaaatattcTCCTTATAAAACCTCTTTTAAAATCATTAGCTCTgggttcttttttaaatttttggaATTCATGGAAATTGTTTGAGTAATTGTTGCGTAATCCTGCGAACTAACAACCAAACCAACGCAGacgaaaacaacctccttggtggaccAAGCTGTACAGactcatagatgtcagtccCCTTGGCATGgttgatttttttcataaagattatttcatgttgaaaaatgcaaaaatccCTGGATCCACAACCTTCAATGAATCTGCTCCAACAGTCATttggttcttccttggcccatatTCCACCCTTCAAATAAGTTTCAATAACATTGATAGTTATTAATTAATAGTTTTTGATTAATCCTGCAAAAAGTCCAAGAGCAATGACAACCTCCGTGGGGAGGCAATAATTTCTTGTTTGTATAAAATGGTTAAAATATGTTGATTTCATACTAACTGCAAAAAAACGGTATAATACATAGTTACATTTCAATTAGTATGAGGTGTAGGATACAGTTACATATTATTTTaagtaacacatttttttgaatCTGTACATTTTTCACGTCAACACACTCCAATAATGAATTACTGCAGAATAAGATAAACCAACATTGTACTGCACACGTCAATTCAAACCAATGACAACAATGTTGCACATGTTGCATCACTATCAAACCTGTTGCACTGCCATtaaaaggtcaaacaaacagcagaggtCAGAGCTACATCTGTACAGTTTACAACTTCAGCAGTTTCCTGTAGGCTGCAGCATTCAAGTCACACAGAGTTGCTCATGCAGGTGAGAGGCACAGAGGTGCGGGACACTTCCATGTGCACAATGGACATGGGGAACTGctcacactcctcctccagCGGGTGGCAGCGGCAGTGCAGGAGCACCTCCCTCACCTCCTGCCTGAAGTTGGAGTTGAGGAAGCCGTAGATGATGGGGTTGATGCAGGTGGAGGACATGGCCAGCAGgtggcagagggagaagagcaggTTGTGGTGGCAGATGGGCAGAGCCTCCTGGTTCCAGTCGGACACCACATTAAAGATGGTGAGCGGCAGCCAGCAAAGGGCAAAGGCCGTTATGAGGGTGACCAGCATGATGTTGATGCGCCGGCTGTTGTTAATGCGATGGCTCTCAGGGGTCCTGGCCCGGTCGAGCATTTCTTTGCGATGACGAAGGCGCACGAAAACTCTAACGTAACAGAGCAGCACCAGCAACAGCGGGCCACAGTACTGGAACAGCAGGAGCCACGTGGTGTAGGCGAGCCTGTGCTGCGGGGACGGCCAGTGCTCCAGACAGGCCTCCATGTGTGGAATCGTGGGGATGTAAGACAAGAGGGTGTGATATGAACCTGGAGGCACAGATGAGTTTTTGTATGTGTAAGAGGCAGGTTGAGGCAGAGATGCATTGAGGTGAGCCTGAGGGGAGGCCCAGTGATGAAGTGGAGACTGGGGCAGGATCACATTATTGTAGGGCTCATTCGTGAGCAGCTGAAAGACCAAGAAGGGTGTAGAAGTCAAACAGGCCAGAATCCAAATGAGAACGAGTACCGTGTACGCCTGAGGAATGCTCGGCTTCCACCCAGAGGGGTTAATGATGAGCTGATGTCTTTCCAGGGCGATGAACACGAGGGACAGCACGGACACCGTCACAGATACGCACTGGATGAACGGCACAAGGCGACACAACAGAGACCCAAACACCCAGTGATCCATGATCGTGTATATGACAGTGAAAGGCAGGCAGAAGACGCACACTAGAATGTCAGAGAATGACAGGTTGCAGATGAAAATGCTGGTGACGTTGACTTTCTCTCTGCGACGGGTGATGATGCAGATGAGGCCGATGTTACCCACCAGCCCCAGCACCATTGTGATGCTGTACAACACCACGAGCCCCCCCGTGAG includes the following:
- the npy4r gene encoding neuropeptide Y receptor type 4, which encodes MSLSGNTSQSPPPPPTALPLPLNGSTSPLSLPGEEGRSSHESVQWPGNESQLLSNIFVLGHDEQCHMSPVLTGGLVVLYSITMVLGLVGNIGLICIITRRREKVNVTSIFICNLSFSDILVCVFCLPFTVIYTIMDHWVFGSLLCRLVPFIQCVSVTVSVLSLVFIALERHQLIINPSGWKPSIPQAYTVLVLIWILACLTSTPFLVFQLLTNEPYNNVILPQSPLHHWASPQAHLNASLPQPASYTYKNSSVPPGSYHTLLSYIPTIPHMEACLEHWPSPQHRLAYTTWLLLFQYCGPLLLVLLCYVRVFVRLRHRKEMLDRARTPESHRINNSRRINIMLVTLITAFALCWLPLTIFNVVSDWNQEALPICHHNLLFSLCHLLAMSSTCINPIIYGFLNSNFRQEVREVLLHCRCHPLEEECEQFPMSIVHMEVSRTSVPLTCMSNSV